The following coding sequences are from one Panicum hallii strain FIL2 chromosome 5, PHallii_v3.1, whole genome shotgun sequence window:
- the LOC112892612 gene encoding spidroin-1-like has product MGVSLFFLLLVASSSSVARGEWGGVPRGSRAPPAAGGSGAAHGPRGEQGAGRGGSGRRPRGEQGAAGRGVQRARPRGEPPRGERGAADRGGGGGSRAPAAEGLGGGAGRRRPRGEQGAG; this is encoded by the coding sequence ATGGGCGtgtccctcttcttcctcctcctcgtggcttcctcctcctctgtggCGCGGGGGGAGTGGGGCGGCGTGCCGCGGGGGAGCagggcgccgccggccgcggggGGAAGCGGGGCGGCGCACGGgccgcggggggagcagggcgcCGGCCGTGGGGGGAGCGGGCGCCGgccgcggggggagcagggcgccgccggccgcggggTGCAGCGGGCGCGGCCGCGGGGGGAGCCGCCGCGGGGGGAGCGGGGCGCCGCCgaccgcgggggggggggggggagcagggcgccGGCCGCGGAGGGGTTGGGGGGCGGAGCagggcgccgccggccgcggggggagcagggcgcCGGCTga